ACCTGCTTCGTTAGCTACTTGCTCAATATCTGCGATGTCATGCTCATAAAAACCACTCACGACCAAATAGGCTTTTGGCAACATAAAAGTCACATATTTCGGAATATCACGCATTAGAATATTGCGATTGATATTTGCCAAGACGATGTCATACAGATCTGCTGGTTCGTCGTCGATAGTTCCTTGTCTTACCACGACACCTTCGCAATGGTTCAACTCCACGTTCTCGCGAGAATTTTCGGCAGCCCATTCTTCAATATCAAAAGCCGACACATAGCTAGCACCTAATTTGGCTGCCATAATTGCCAAAATACCCGTTCCACAACCAACATCAAGTACTTTTTTACCCTGATGCTCCTCAGCCAATTGTGAGCCTTGAATACCCAAAACCATCGAAGTGGTTTCGTGGTGTCCAGTACCAAACGACATTTTAGGATTAATCACAATATCAAAACGGTGTTGGTTGTCGGGTTCGTGGAAACTCGCACGTACACGTACCAAACCATTTACGCTGATTGGCTCATAACTTTTTTCCCATTCCTCATTCCAGTTCTTCTTTTCTAAAGTCGTATAGCTATAACTAATAGGAGTCATGGCCAAATAGCGTTCCATGATTTCGTCGATAGTTTCTTCCGAAAACAAATCCTCGGTAATATAAGCGTTGAGGCCATAAGCTTCTTCTGTGAATGTTTCAAAGCCAATTTCGCCCAATTCGGCCATAAAAATATCTGCAAATTCAGGATTTACAGTCAACTTTAGTTCAATATAGTTCATGCGATATGCGTATTTTTCTCGATTATACGCTACAAAGGTAGCCTAATTTACTGAGAAATACAGGATAATAAATGGCTTTGGGAGGTAGCTTACAGGCTTTTGGGTAATGAATTAGATAGTATTTTCTGGCAAAATGGGGTATTGAAATGCTTTAATATATCAAAAATACCCAAGGGTTTTAAGGCAAATTTGTAGCGGCAATCCAAAGAGATACCGCTACAATATACGATTGATTTAAGGAACAGGCCTAGTTAAATCCTTCTAAATTAATGTTGTATTTATAAAAAAGTAGTTGATTAACCTTTGTAAAAACGAGCTCTCAGAGCCTCGACTCCACGGTGAATGTTGTTGTTGACCGACTGGTAATTGATCCCCATTTTATCGGCAATTTCTTGGTTTCCCATTTTATCGAAATAACGCATTTTGAGGGTTTCCAAAACCCTTGGCGACAAATCTTGTACAGCACGCTCAAGTCGTTGGAAAGTAGCTTCTCGTTCGTCGGTTTCGTGTTGAAAGTAAAAGGCATTTCGCTCAAACTGATGGGCTAATTCGGGCGAGCTATCGAACGAATAGCTATTGCGAGAATCGGTAACACGACGTACCAATTCGTGTCGTAAAGATGTTTTGAGGTATGGCTCAATATTATCGGTATCCGACAAATTACCTCTTCTATTCCATAAATTCAAGAACAAATCATGTACAGCATCCATGACCAATTCGGAATCTACCGAAATTTTATTACCATAGCGAATTAGGGCTTTGTGGTATGTTAAATAAACCAACTGAAAAGCATTTACATCTCCCGACTTAAATTGCTGCCACAATGCTAGATTCTCACAGGCTGTTAATTTTTTCATAGAATTCGCTAAAGTTGTTAATTGAATTATAGGAAGATATTATGGTAAAATTTCTTTACAAAGAGAGCGAAAAAAAATGAATGAAACTTTTCTTTAATTAGTAGGTTTTGATACTATATTGGCATAATCTCTATATTTTTGTAGATAACCATAGTAATTTACTCACAATGAAGCCCTTATTTCGCAAAGTTCAGGTTATGCCTGAGCAGTCATTTAGCATACGACAAGACATCGTGGCGTATTTTTACAGCCATTGGCATTATCACCCCGAATTGGAAATTGTACATATCCATGCAGGTACAGGAATGTTGCTAGTAGGCGATGGCGTGAGCAATTACCGTGAAGACGACCTGATTTTTATTGGCTCGAATGCCCCGCATTTTTTTAGAAGCGACCCTCATTATTTTGAACAAAGTATGGACTTGCAATCGAGGTCAACGGTGATTCACTTTGATGCTAACTTTTGGGGAGAAGGCTTTTTGAAAATGCCCGAAGCAGTTGTTTTGAATGACTTATTTATTCGAGCCAGAAAAGGCTTGTTAATTCGGGGCGAAGCTAGAGACGAAATAGGAGTACTGATGGCGAGTATGCTAGATGCCACCAGTATAGATAGAGTAATACTGTTGTTGAAAGTACTTCGCCGAATGGCCAATGCCAGCGATGTACAAGAATTGTCTAAAACCGACGATAGTGCGACGCTCGATGAGCAAAACACCAAACGCATAGACCAGATTTATTCTTTTTCGCTCAATAATTTTACAAGAGAAATAACATTGGAGGAAGTGGCAGAGGTGGCCAATATAAGTGTTAATTCATTTTGTAGATATTTTAAAACCCATACCCGCAAAACCTATTTTCAGTTTTTGTTAGAATTACGGATTGGTCATGCCTGCAAACTATTGGCAGAAGAAAAACTGAGTATTTCGCAGGTAGCTTACGAAAGTGGTTTTAATAATTTATCGCATTTCAATCGTTCGTTCAAAGCCATTATGCAACTCAAACCCCAACAATATCAAAAATTATATCGGCAAGTTGGGGTTTGATAAATCTATATTACCCTGCCCAATTTTCTCGGTCGAGGCTTCTGTACTGAATGGCTTCGGCCAGATGTTCGGTGCGTATTTCGGGTGTACCCGCCAAATCGGCAATGGTACGAGAAACCCTCAAGATACGGTCGTAGGCTCTTGCTGAAAGTTGTAGTCTTTCCATGGCTTTTTTGAGCAGTAAAATACCAACGGGTTCGAGTTGGCAAATTTCCTTGACCATCTGCGAGGGCATCATGGCGTTGGAATGTATTTCTGGATAAGCTTTAAATCGTTCGGTTTGAATACCCCGAGCTTTAATCACTCGTTCACGGATTTCGGCACTAGACTCCGATTTTCTGTTGGATGATAATTGTTCAAAATTAACAGGTGTAACCTCTACGTGTAGGTCGATTCGGTCGAGCAATGGCCCCGAAATTTTGTTCAAATATTTTTGAACCGTACCGGGTGCACAAGAACAATCTTTGTCGGGATGGTTATAATAGCCACAAGGGCAAGGGTTCATGCTAGCAATCAGCATAAAATTAGAAGGAAATTCTACCGCCCATCTTGCCCGTGATATACTCACTTTTCGTTCTTCTAAAGGCTGTCGCATGACTTCCAAAGCTGTTTTTTTGAATTCGGGCAATTCGTCCAAAAATAACACACCATTATGAGCCAACGAAATTTCGCCAGGCTGCGGATTGCTACCACCACCCACAAGGGCAGCATCCGAAATAGTATGATGTGGCGAACGATAAGGACGAGTTGAAATCAAACCCGTTTTTGAACCTAACTTACCTGCTACCGAATGTATTTTTGTGGTTTCCAATGCCTCGTGCAATGTCAGCGGTGGCAAAATTGAAGGAAGCCTTTTGGCCAACATGGTTTTTCCAGCCCCTGGAGGGCCAATCATAATAGCATTATGCCCACCTGCGGCGGCAATTTCTAAGGCTCTTTTGATATTTTCTTGTCCTTGAACATGCGAAAAGTCGGCATCATAATCGTTTTGTGAGTTAAAGAAAATATCTCTGGTGTCGGTTACAGTTGGAGCAATCGCCAATGTACCTTTGAGAAAATTAATCGCCTCTTGGATATTTTTGACCCCAATAACATCCAAATTATTGACAATAGAAGCCTCTGCTGTATTTTCTACAGGCAAAATAAAACCTTTAAAATTTTTCCTACGAGCTTCAATTGCAATAGGCAAAACCCCTTTAATTGGGCGTAAAGCCCCATCCAAAGCCAGTTCGCCCATAATAACATATTCTTCGAGGGGAGCAAGGTTTGCTTGTCCAGAAGCATGGATAATCCCCAATGCAATGGGCAAATCATAAGCAGAGCCTTCTTTTCGGATATCGGCAGGAGCTAGGTTGACAACCACTTTGGTACGTGGAAAAAAATAACCAGCTTGTTTGATGGCCGATTCTACCCGATGAGCCGATTCTTTTACAGCTCCATCGGGCAAGCCTACAATGAATAAATTTTGTCCTTGTCCTTCACTGACTTCGACAGTTATAATAGTGGCATCTACGCCCTGGACGGCACTTCCGTAGGTTTTAGCAAGCATATTTATATGATGTAGTAAATGTTAAATCTTCTTCTGTCAACATACCCTAAGCTATAGTTTCGGTAAGGGTTGTGTGTTGTTCCAAGACCGTCAGGCAAACCTCACGCCCTAGTGGTAATGCCCAATTTTGGGCTTCGTGCCCCACAGGAAAACCGAAACATACAGGATACTGATAATCGGCAACGGCCTCATTGATGATTTGATGAGCGTTTTTGCCATAAAGGGTTTCACTGTCGAGTAAATCCGAAAAATGCCCCACTATTAATCCTGCCAATTTGGCCAATATCCCTGTTCTTTTGAGCTGAACCATCATTCTGTCGATAGCATAGTGGTGTTCGCCAACGTCTTCTATAAATAATATTTTTCCACTAAAATCTGCTTCTGATGCCGTACCTATAATATGTACTAATATGGCCAAATTGCCGCCCACAAGTTGCCCCAGAGCTTTTCCTTTATGATTAATAGGTAGGCTATCAATTTGATAATTAATAGCTTGTCCAAACAATACATTATAAAGCGATGCTAAGCTAATAGCCCCATTTTCTTGTAGAAAAACCTTCGGCATTACCCCATGGATACTCTCGATATAAAAGTTATTGATATGGCACAAAACCCCCGTAATATCAGAAAACCCTATTACCCATTTAGGATTTTGGCGAAAATAAGTGAAGTCAATCAGGTCGATAATTCGGGTACTCCCATATCCACCACGAGCCGAAAATATGGCTTTGATAGTGGGATTATCTAACATTTCCTGAAAATCTTTAGCACGAACAGCATCAGGAGCTGCATATTGAAAATAATTTCCCTCAAGCGATGTTCCTAAAACAACGTTTAACCCCCATTCATTTTCCAGCAAGGCAATAGCGGGTTTTAAATCTTCAAAATCAACTTTCCAAGCAAGGGCCACTATACCAACGGTATCGCCTTTTTGTAAAAATGGAGGTTTTTGCATTTTTTTTTAATTAAAATCGAAACTTGTTTAATCCTGATGGTAAAATTACAAATCACTTTGGTTTTTCTGTGCTGTTTTCTTCTTCTACCTCAGGGAATAATGGACTTGCCAATGGCACATCGAAGGTTTGCGAAAGTTTTCGTAAATCGAGGTGTACCATTCCTGTATCGCTGATGTCGCTAAACATTGACTTAAATTTAGCTCCATAAACAATTTCACGAGCATGATACGAGTTGCGAGAATGTACCGTTTGATTAAAAGTATCTTCTGTACCTTTAATCAACACCAGTAGTTCGGCTTGCTTTTCCAAGAGTTGCTCTTGGGTAAGCCCAAAAATTGGGCTATCGTCGGTAATAGGGTGTACAATTGTCCAGCTTCCTGGAAAAAAATTAACCCGACTTCTTTCGAGGTGTAGCCTTGTATAAGTACGATTTTTTTTGCCAGTTTCGTCGGTTTCAAGTACCGACAAATTAACTTCTACCGACAAATCAATAATTTGATTGGCTCGCTCATTGACAATTCTAAACATCAAGCCTGTCATGTCCAAATACGGAGCAATAACCGCTTGTTCGGAGTACAAAATAAAAGCAATGGGTCTCGAAAACCTACCATACAACAGCCCCGTAGCAATAGCAAACCCCATTAGCCCCAAAAGCGATTCGACAGAAGCCACTGTACTCATGAGTAGCCCCGTAGGAGCAATACGGCCATACCCTACAGTAGTTAGGGTTTGAGCCGAAAAAAAGAAAGCATCCATAAACCGCATGGTAGGCGTACTGATGTCGGCCCCATGCAGAAACTCCATGCCAATCAAATTATAAGTAGTAGCAAAAAGGAGATTGACAACAATGAAGTAAATCACCACAACCATAAAAAAACGATACCACGAACAAGTAATAAGACGATGATAAATATTGATTTGACTCCAAAAAGAGCCTCCAATACGTTTTACATTGAAGCTTCCATCTTTATTAATCAATCTAGTATTTGTGTTGATTTGTTTGCCAAATCCCAACTCCTGGCGATTTTCTTCAGCCTGAAGGTATTTGTCGTTTCGGTAATGCTTAAAAGCCATAGGTTGTTTTTATCGGAGAAATATGTTTTTTAATAGATTACTAGACCTAACAAATAAAACTAGTAGAATCGTTTCACGACAATCCATAAGAATACCCTACAATACCTTTTTTTTCTTCATGTAATTTCAATAACTTTCCCTGTTCCAACAAGAAAATTACCAATAAACAATTTAACAATCAATATCCATGAATTCACGTCGTGACTTTTTAAAAACATTTGCCGCTACAAGTGGTATGTTAGCTATTTCGCCAGAAATATTAATGGCCAATGATTCATCTAAAAAAATGTTCTTTGAAATTTCTTTAGCCGAATGGTCGTTACACAAAGCTATTTTTGGTGGCCAGATGACTAATTTAGATTTTCCAGTGAAAGCAAAAAAAGACTTTGGCATTGGGATTGTAGAATATGTAAACACTTGTTTTAAGTCGGCTACCAAAGATTTTAAAGAGAATGGCAAGGATTCGGCTTATTTGAAAGAACTTTTGATGCGCTGTAACGACAACGGTGTAAAAAATCACCTGATTATGTGCGATGCCGAAGGCGAAATGGGCGACCCCGATGAAAAGAAAAGACTTCAAACAGTAGATAATCATAAAAAATGGGTAGAAGCTGCTAAGTTTTTGGGTTGCAAAACCATTCGTGTAAATGCTGGCGGAAAAGGTACAGCCGAGGAGGTAGCCAAAAATGCAGCCGACGGTTTGGCCAAGTTGAGTGAGTTTGCCGCTACCATGAATATCAATGTTATTGTAGAAAATCACGGAGGGTATTCGTCAAATGGCCAGTGGCTTGCTGGTGTAATGAAAGCCGTTAATATGAAAAACTGCGGTACTTTACCCGATTTTGGTAACTTCTGTATCAAGCGTGACCCTGCCAATTGGAAAGTTTGTACAGAAGAATACGACCGCTACGAAGGTGTAAAAGAATTGATGCCTTTTGCCAAAGGTGTAAGTGCCAAAACCAACGTATTTGATGCCCAAGGCAACGAACGCAATATTGATTACGTAAAGTTGATGAAAATCGTGAAATCGACAGGATTTAAAGGCTATGTCGGAATCGAATTTGAGGGCGACGAACTAAGCGAAGACGAAGGAATTAAGGCGACATTAAAATTACTGCAAAAAGTTGGAGGAATGTTGAGCTAAGGCTTTAACTTTGTGGAAACTGAATCAATCAGTTCAACTAGCAAAGAAAATCAAATCAACTTCCTAAGGTTATGAAAAAAATATTATTGGGAGTATTATGTGTATTGTTCTTTTCAAAAACAAATGCACAAACAGCAGCGGTATCATCTGGTAAAATCAACTGGATGACCCTTGAGCAAGCATACGCCGCTGTACAAAAAGAGCCAAGAAAAATTGTAATTGATGTGTACACAGGCTGGTGTGGCTGGTGTAAAGTAATGGACCAAAAAACTTTTACAGACGCTAAAGTAGCCGAATATGTGAATCAAAAGTTTTATGCTGTTAAGCTCGATGCAGAACAGAAAGACGATATCGTAATAGGAACACAAAAGTATATTTGGCAAAATGGCTATAATCAAGCAGGTGTAGCATTGCTACAAGGCAAAATGAGTTTTCCAACGATGGTGTATCTGGACGAAAAATTCAATATGATTCAGCCAGTGCCGGGGTATCAAGAAGCCAAACAGTTTCATCAAATTATTACCTATTTTGGTGATGACCATTATAAAAAAGGAGAATGGGAGAAATACCAAAAGGAGGTATATCCAAAACAATATGGTGGAACAAAGTAGTTTTTTTGACTATTGTGTAAACAGACAAAGAGCTTCAACCTATTTTGAAGCTCTTTGTCTGTTTTTAGTGAAAAGCAACGTTTACTAAATTCTCATAAATAAAGCAGACTTCAAATGACTTTTTTTGTAAATTTCCGTAGAAATACAGCGACTTACCAATTTGAAATAAACCTAGGGATATAATTCTCTCTAAAAATTTAATCAAGTAGCAAATTATATTGAGTATCCAACCTTAACATTTATTGTGAAAAACCAGAACATGAGAAAAAGCCTATACGGATTGATTGCCATAGTATTATTAATTACCGCCACTGCTTATAACCCTATCAAAGATGATGCTGATGAGCTAGAGGAGATTTTTCGTCAGATTAATAAAGAGGTAATAACCAATGGAAAAGCATACGAAACGCTTGGGTATGCTTGTAAAACAATTGGACACCGCCTAACGGGTAGTTCCAATGGTAAAAAAGCAGAAGAGTATGTACATAACCTGCTTAAATCTTACGGATTTAAAGATGTAAAGTATCAACCTTTTCAGGTAGAGGCTTGGTCAAGAGACACCGTAAGTTTGTCTATTGCTCCTCGCAAAAGCGACAATTTTCGTGATGTAGAAGTAGTTTCTTTAGCCATGACTCCTGTCGAAGCAAAAGTAACTTCCGAAATTGTGGATGTTGGCAATGGCCTAGAGGTCGACTTTCAGGCCGTAAAAGATAAGCTTCCAGGCAAAATAGCCTTGGTGAATATTGGCTTACTTGCTCCAATCAAAGGGCCCCGTAACTTGCACCGTTCTGAAAAAACCGCATTGGCTACTCAGTATGGGGCAGCGGGCGTTATTTTTGTGAATACCGTAAAAGGAAATGTTTTGTTGACAGGTACAGCTTCGGTAACAGGAGGGTTAATAGAAATTCCTGCGGTATGTGTCTCGTTAGAGAGTGGAATGGAAATAAGAGCATGGCTAAGTCAAGAACCCAACCTTGTAGCTATGATCGATATGAAAAACTTTAGTCGCATGATTAAAGCTCGTAATGTTATTGCTACTATCAAAGGCGATAGCAAGCGTTTTAAGGATGAAAAAATTGTAATTGGTGGCCATTTAGATTCGTGGGATTTAGCTCAGGGAGCATTGGATAACGGTATTGGCTCATTTTCTATCCTAGATGTAGCTCGTGCATTTCAGGCCCTAGGTATCAAACCTAAACGTACTATTGAATTTGTGATGTTTATGGGCGAAGAAGAAGGCCTGTTAGGCTCAAAGGCTATGATTGAGAAAGCCAACAAAAGCAATACCCTCGATAAAATCGCCTTCATGTTTAACCTTGATATGGCTAACAATGCCAATGGCTTCAACACATCTGGTCGTGGAGAAAT
The DNA window shown above is from Flectobacillus major DSM 103 and carries:
- a CDS encoding S66 peptidase family protein; translated protein: MQKPPFLQKGDTVGIVALAWKVDFEDLKPAIALLENEWGLNVVLGTSLEGNYFQYAAPDAVRAKDFQEMLDNPTIKAIFSARGGYGSTRIIDLIDFTYFRQNPKWVIGFSDITGVLCHINNFYIESIHGVMPKVFLQENGAISLASLYNVLFGQAINYQIDSLPINHKGKALGQLVGGNLAILVHIIGTASEADFSGKILFIEDVGEHHYAIDRMMVQLKRTGILAKLAGLIVGHFSDLLDSETLYGKNAHQIINEAVADYQYPVCFGFPVGHEAQNWALPLGREVCLTVLEQHTTLTETIA
- a CDS encoding RNA polymerase sigma factor gives rise to the protein MKKLTACENLALWQQFKSGDVNAFQLVYLTYHKALIRYGNKISVDSELVMDAVHDLFLNLWNRRGNLSDTDNIEPYLKTSLRHELVRRVTDSRNSYSFDSSPELAHQFERNAFYFQHETDEREATFQRLERAVQDLSPRVLETLKMRYFDKMGNQEIADKMGINYQSVNNNIHRGVEALRARFYKG
- a CDS encoding ion channel translates to MAFKHYRNDKYLQAEENRQELGFGKQINTNTRLINKDGSFNVKRIGGSFWSQINIYHRLITCSWYRFFMVVVIYFIVVNLLFATTYNLIGMEFLHGADISTPTMRFMDAFFFSAQTLTTVGYGRIAPTGLLMSTVASVESLLGLMGFAIATGLLYGRFSRPIAFILYSEQAVIAPYLDMTGLMFRIVNERANQIIDLSVEVNLSVLETDETGKKNRTYTRLHLERSRVNFFPGSWTIVHPITDDSPIFGLTQEQLLEKQAELLVLIKGTEDTFNQTVHSRNSYHAREIVYGAKFKSMFSDISDTGMVHLDLRKLSQTFDVPLASPLFPEVEEENSTEKPK
- a CDS encoding AraC family transcriptional regulator; protein product: MKPLFRKVQVMPEQSFSIRQDIVAYFYSHWHYHPELEIVHIHAGTGMLLVGDGVSNYREDDLIFIGSNAPHFFRSDPHYFEQSMDLQSRSTVIHFDANFWGEGFLKMPEAVVLNDLFIRARKGLLIRGEARDEIGVLMASMLDATSIDRVILLLKVLRRMANASDVQELSKTDDSATLDEQNTKRIDQIYSFSLNNFTREITLEEVAEVANISVNSFCRYFKTHTRKTYFQFLLELRIGHACKLLAEEKLSISQVAYESGFNNLSHFNRSFKAIMQLKPQQYQKLYRQVGV
- a CDS encoding sugar phosphate isomerase/epimerase family protein, whose protein sequence is MNSRRDFLKTFAATSGMLAISPEILMANDSSKKMFFEISLAEWSLHKAIFGGQMTNLDFPVKAKKDFGIGIVEYVNTCFKSATKDFKENGKDSAYLKELLMRCNDNGVKNHLIMCDAEGEMGDPDEKKRLQTVDNHKKWVEAAKFLGCKTIRVNAGGKGTAEEVAKNAADGLAKLSEFAATMNINVIVENHGGYSSNGQWLAGVMKAVNMKNCGTLPDFGNFCIKRDPANWKVCTEEYDRYEGVKELMPFAKGVSAKTNVFDAQGNERNIDYVKLMKIVKSTGFKGYVGIEFEGDELSEDEGIKATLKLLQKVGGMLS
- a CDS encoding M20/M25/M40 family metallo-hydrolase, which encodes MRKSLYGLIAIVLLITATAYNPIKDDADELEEIFRQINKEVITNGKAYETLGYACKTIGHRLTGSSNGKKAEEYVHNLLKSYGFKDVKYQPFQVEAWSRDTVSLSIAPRKSDNFRDVEVVSLAMTPVEAKVTSEIVDVGNGLEVDFQAVKDKLPGKIALVNIGLLAPIKGPRNLHRSEKTALATQYGAAGVIFVNTVKGNVLLTGTASVTGGLIEIPAVCVSLESGMEIRAWLSQEPNLVAMIDMKNFSRMIKARNVIATIKGDSKRFKDEKIVIGGHLDSWDLAQGALDNGIGSFSILDVARAFQALGIKPKRTIEFVMFMGEEEGLLGSKAMIEKANKSNTLDKIAFMFNLDMANNANGFNTSGRGEMVDLFTKIGAVIQKVDPAYKNTVINQAGLHSDHQSFMLEGIPTASPIGSIAPDAVGCYHANCDSFDLIKKDEMLNTVRYTAMMLYAIANTEAIPAKKLDYYATRDFFIKQNLRKELELGREWKWGTVE
- the prmA gene encoding 50S ribosomal protein L11 methyltransferase produces the protein MNYIELKLTVNPEFADIFMAELGEIGFETFTEEAYGLNAYITEDLFSEETIDEIMERYLAMTPISYSYTTLEKKNWNEEWEKSYEPISVNGLVRVRASFHEPDNQHRFDIVINPKMSFGTGHHETTSMVLGIQGSQLAEEHQGKKVLDVGCGTGILAIMAAKLGASYVSAFDIEEWAAENSRENVELNHCEGVVVRQGTIDDEPADLYDIVLANINRNILMRDIPKYVTFMLPKAYLVVSGFYEHDIADIEQVANEAGLKKTFFDTKNNWASVVFERE
- a CDS encoding thioredoxin family protein; this translates as MKKILLGVLCVLFFSKTNAQTAAVSSGKINWMTLEQAYAAVQKEPRKIVIDVYTGWCGWCKVMDQKTFTDAKVAEYVNQKFYAVKLDAEQKDDIVIGTQKYIWQNGYNQAGVALLQGKMSFPTMVYLDEKFNMIQPVPGYQEAKQFHQIITYFGDDHYKKGEWEKYQKEVYPKQYGGTK
- a CDS encoding YifB family Mg chelatase-like AAA ATPase; protein product: MLAKTYGSAVQGVDATIITVEVSEGQGQNLFIVGLPDGAVKESAHRVESAIKQAGYFFPRTKVVVNLAPADIRKEGSAYDLPIALGIIHASGQANLAPLEEYVIMGELALDGALRPIKGVLPIAIEARRKNFKGFILPVENTAEASIVNNLDVIGVKNIQEAINFLKGTLAIAPTVTDTRDIFFNSQNDYDADFSHVQGQENIKRALEIAAAGGHNAIMIGPPGAGKTMLAKRLPSILPPLTLHEALETTKIHSVAGKLGSKTGLISTRPYRSPHHTISDAALVGGGSNPQPGEISLAHNGVLFLDELPEFKKTALEVMRQPLEERKVSISRARWAVEFPSNFMLIASMNPCPCGYYNHPDKDCSCAPGTVQKYLNKISGPLLDRIDLHVEVTPVNFEQLSSNRKSESSAEIRERVIKARGIQTERFKAYPEIHSNAMMPSQMVKEICQLEPVGILLLKKAMERLQLSARAYDRILRVSRTIADLAGTPEIRTEHLAEAIQYRSLDRENWAG